One region of Cydia pomonella isolate Wapato2018A chromosome 25, ilCydPomo1, whole genome shotgun sequence genomic DNA includes:
- the LOC133531525 gene encoding LOW QUALITY PROTEIN: protein TEX261 (The sequence of the model RefSeq protein was modified relative to this genomic sequence to represent the inferred CDS: deleted 1 base in 1 codon) yields the protein MWFFYLLTIISLVVQAVFATLALAAGLYYLAELVEEYTVMAKYVISWTVAVVTLIHIGLLVFEELPLHMDILGIVQQALHALLLREFPAVRVASAPFVAAVGTLIAHHYYALKFFGAVHYTFSEVLAYFTLCLWMVPFALFVSLSANDYVLPTTGEKQPLLSDNNVVTDYLSRKSKRYSLLSFFSFAKDSILPQRSKKAF from the exons ATGTGGTTCTTTTACTTATTAACTATTATATCACTAGTAGTCCAGGCGGTATTTGCAACACTAGCTTTGG cGGCGGGGCTTTACTACTTAGCTGAGCTGGTGGAAGAGTATACAGTGATGGCCAAATATGTGATCTCATGGACAGTTGCA GTAGTCACCCTCATCCACATCGGCCTGCTAGTCTTCGAAGAGCTGCCCCTCCACATGGACATCCTGGGCATCGTTCAG CAGGCGCTGCACGCGCTGCTCCTCAGAGAGTTCCCGGCCGTGCGAGTGGCCAGCGCGCCCTTTGTTGCGGCGGTTGGCACGCTTATAGCACATCATTATTATGCGTTGAAGTTCTTTGGCGCTGTGCATTACACGTTTTCTGAG GTGTTGGCATACTTCACGCTATGCCTGTGGATGGTGCCGTTCGCGCTATTCGTGTCTCTATCAGCCAACGACTACGTCCTGCCAACTACGGGGGAGAAACAACCGCTACTTA gtGACAACAACGTAGTTACGGATTACCTGTCCCGCAAGTCGAAGCGGTACTCGCTGCTCTCGTTCTTCAGCTTCGCCAAGGACTCCATACTGCCGCAGCGGAGCAAGAAAGCTTTCTAG
- the LOC133531793 gene encoding hemolin-like, whose product MAVKVFILFAASAALCAAQPVDINLPVLKEPPREVTFRVSSAKAHPFTIPCATTTPNDKVVYTWTKNGKPFPVNEKSQDIKMRAGEGTLIFNNPKDSDEGVYQCLATSTEGVASSRAISVKKTFVEIPKHTLQKHTPEEGKPFKMECSVTKAYPKPVIEWYRQGKDGKYVDIMEKRLLESPEGDLYFTNVTKEDVSKDVKYVCLVATQAEDDKVVAAEHIIEDLTPAKGPKSGELTPQYLSKDMTVKTGDIAVMMYCIYGGTPMAHPDWFKISRDGTRTNVNGEPGGRVTHRNRSAGRRLWITKVLAEDDATYECVANNGVGKPQSHKIKLTVQQAPEFTKQPEPVMLAKVGDDVTIPCKVRGAQKISWSFNGQPLEVKEPKDTLTLSKVQKKDNGYYGCTASSAVGDVYAETLVHVA is encoded by the exons ATGGCTGTAAAAGTATTTATCCTTTTCGCTGCGAGCGCCGCTTTGT GCGCCGCTCAGCCCGTGGACATCAACCTGCCGGTTCTCAAGGAGCCTCCTCGTGAAGTCACCTTCCGGGTGTCGTCCGCCAAAGCTCACCCCTTCACCATCCCCTGCGCTACCACCACGCCCAACGACAAAGTTGT CTACACCTGGACGAAAAACGGCAAACCCTTCCCCGTCAACGAAAAATCCCAAGACATCAAAATGCGCGCCGGCGAAGGGACTCTCATCTTTAACAACCCCAAAGACTCTGACGAGGGCGTGTATCAATGCCTAGCCACATCCACCGAAGGCGTTGCTAGTTCAAGAGCGATCAGCGTCAAGAAAACCTTCGTAGAAATCCCGAAGCATACCCTTCAGAAGCATACCCCTGAAGAAGGCAAGCCTTTCAAAATGGAATGCTCAGTAACCAAAGCTTACCCTAAACCGGTCATTGAATGGTACAGGCAAGGCAAGGATGGCAAATACGTAGATATTATGGAGAAGAGGCTGCTGGAATCGCCTGAGGGTGATCTGTATTTTACTAATGTGACTAAGGAAGATGTTTCTAAGGATGTGAAGTATGTGTGTTTGGTTGCAACGCAGGCTGAAGATGATAAGGTGGTTGCTGCTGAACATATCATTGAG GACCTGACTCCAGCCAAGGGCCCTAAGAGCGGAGAGCTGACGCCGCAGTACCTGAGCAAGGACATGACCGTCAAGACCGGAGACATCGCCGTCATGATGTACTGCATCTACGGTGGCAC CCCCATGGCCCACCCCGACTGGTTCAAGATCTCCCGCGACGGCACGCGCACCAACGTGAACGGGGAGCCGGGCGGCCGCGTCACGCACCGCAACCGCAGCGCGGGCCGCCGCCTCTGGATCACCAAGGTGCTGGCCGAAGACGACGCTACCTACGAGTGCGTCGCGAACAATGGCGTTGGCAAGCCGCAGAGCCACAAAATCAAGCTGACTGTTCAAC AAGCCCCTGAGTTCACGAAGCAGCCAGAGCCCGTGATGCTCGCCAAGGTTGGAGACGACGTCACCATCCCCTGCAAAGTACGCGGAGCCCAAAAAATTTCCTGGTCGTTCAACGGACAGCCCCTtgaag TTAAGGAACCCAAGGACACCCTGACCCTGAGCAAGGTGCAGAAGAAGGACAACGGGTACTACGGCTGCACGGCCTCCAGCGCCGTCGGAGACGTGTACGCGGAGACCCTCGTGCACGTCGCATAG